The Changchengzhania lutea genomic sequence AATTTGAAGCTGGTACTCCAAACATTTGCGGGGGCATTGCCTTTGGAGCTGCTCTTGATTATATGAACCAGATTGGTTTTGACGCCATAGCATCCTACGAAAACGAACTGCTTGATTATGCTACAGCAGAACTGCTTACCATAAAAGGACTAAAAATTTATGGTACTTCAAAAAACAAAACGTCTGTTGTTTCCTTTAATTTAGAAGGTATTCACCCATATGATATCGGGACTATTCTAGATAAATTGGGCATTGCTGTACGAACAGGGCACCACTGTGCGCAACCTATTATGGATTTCTACAACATTCCAGGAACGGTACGGGCCTCGTTTGCATTCTACAATACCAAATCAGAAATTGATGCTCTGGTTAATGGTGTGAAAAAAGCAAAATTGATGCTTTCGTAAACACGACTCTGTTATTACAATCCGAAAAATTTTATTCTTGCTTAAATTTCTCTGTTATCTATTTAACAGAATTGTGCAGTTTGTCGAATATTTAACAATTCTTTTACATATTGTTAACATATTCTATTTAATTCTTATATATTCAGCAAAATTTAAACCTAAACCTTCATTAAAATGAAAAAATTATTGTTGAGTATGGCCGCTGTAGCCCTATTATTTACAGCTTGTGATGATGACAAAAGTGCATCTATCGAGCAATCTAAAGTAGACATGAATGACTTTTATGTATATACAGATGCAAATGATGACGTAGCTTCAAAATCGGCAAATGATAAAGGAAATAAAAAATCCTGTTCATCTATGTCTGTCCTTAATAGACAACTTGATGCCAACCCGGGATTAGAAAGAAAGATGTACAACATAGAATTGCATACTAGACAATTCATTGCTGGAAAAGGCAAACCACCAGGATCTGGCGGCAGCGGTACTGGCGGAGGTGATACTGATGTAGATATACTACCAATTCAAGATAATTTAGGCATTATTAACATTCCCGTTTACGTACATATAGTCTATCCAAATGCAAATAGCATTTCTGATAGCAGGGTATCTGAGCAAATGAGTGTTTTAAACGCCGATTTTAAAAATACCAATACCGGTTTACTTCCTAGCGGAACAACCTTCGCAAACGATGCAACCAATGCCGAATTTAGTTTCTCATTGGCAGGAACTATTAGGCATGATGACCCTAAGTCTTCTTGGGGAACAAATGATGCTGTAAAAGTAGCATATCCCCCTATTACTCCAGAGACCCACTTAAATATTTGGGTTTGTGAAATAGGTGGAGGTATTTTAGGCTATGCACAATTCCCAGGCGGAAATGCTTCTACAGATGGTATTGTTCTTGGTGGTGCTTACTTTGGTAATACTGGCGGTGTATATGGTGCAGGTAGAACGGCAACCCACGAAGTTGGACATTATTTAAATTTACGTCACATTTGGGGAGACGGAAGATGCAACAGAGATGATTTTGTAGCTGATACACCTTTAGCTGGTGCTTCTAACGGAGGCTGTCCTTCATTCCCATCGGTAAGCTGTAAAACTGCTGATATGACCATGAATTATATGGATTACACGTATGACAACTGTATGTATATGTTTACCGATGGTCAAAGAAACAGAATGCGTGCTATATTTGCACAAGGAGGTTCTAGAGCGGGTATGCTAAACTAATTTCCACTTTAAATATAAAGTTAAAAGACGCCAAATTTGGCGTCTTTTTTGTATTGAACTCGTTTAAACTTTTTCAATTAGCTAAAAAATTGTTTTTTTGTACCCATTTTTCATCTTTTTTCATTACGTAGCGCTGCTATGCAACTCAAAAAAAACCTTAACTGGTCACAAAATGACTAATTCTCGACTCAATCCAAAAAGTTTAAACAAGTTCATTATTAATTATCCAAATAAATCGTAAACTCCATGAAATTTCTAATCGCACTTTTATCCATTGTTATTTTAGACAATGGCTGTTCCAAATCAAAAATCAATCAAGATACCCTCACTATTGAATATACTGCACAGGCACGAGGCCCTTATCAGCATATTAAAATCAACAAAAAAACCATCGCTGTTATTTCTACTAGAGGCGGGGAAACAAAGATAAAACCCTGTCTAGAAAAAGATTGGAACCGTCTCATAAGTAT encodes the following:
- a CDS encoding zinc metalloprotease, yielding MKKLLLSMAAVALLFTACDDDKSASIEQSKVDMNDFYVYTDANDDVASKSANDKGNKKSCSSMSVLNRQLDANPGLERKMYNIELHTRQFIAGKGKPPGSGGSGTGGGDTDVDILPIQDNLGIINIPVYVHIVYPNANSISDSRVSEQMSVLNADFKNTNTGLLPSGTTFANDATNAEFSFSLAGTIRHDDPKSSWGTNDAVKVAYPPITPETHLNIWVCEIGGGILGYAQFPGGNASTDGIVLGGAYFGNTGGVYGAGRTATHEVGHYLNLRHIWGDGRCNRDDFVADTPLAGASNGGCPSFPSVSCKTADMTMNYMDYTYDNCMYMFTDGQRNRMRAIFAQGGSRAGMLN